CCGAGGACCGCAGCTGCAAAGACGGACAGGAGCACACGCCCGCCGACCAGCGGATCGATCGCGGTATCAAGGCCGATGAGCGTTCCGCCGATGCCGCAAAGGCCGCTGCCGATGGCAACCGTCACCAGCGCGATGAAGCGAGGATTGACACCCTTGAGACGCGCGAGATCAGGATTGTCGGCAACCGCTCGCATCGACCGACCGAGGCTGGTGAGCGAGAGAAAGGCCCAGACCGCAGCCATGATCACAAGCGCGAGGACGAGATTATTGAGCTGCTGCGGGCCCACGCGAATTGGCCCGAAAACGATGTCGCGCGCGAGCGGGAGGTCGAAAGCCTGAAGATCATTGCCGAAGATGAAGCGCACAATGTTCTCGATGACCATGCCCATCGCCAGCGAGCCGATGGCCTTCATCAGCGCGCCGCCGCGGCCGAGCCGCTCCAGCGCGCCATATTCCAGCAAGGCGCCGGCGAGCCCGGCCCCCACAAAGGCGGCAAAAATCGCCACCGGAATCGGGAGGCCGAGGCTGACGTTTACCACCCAGGCACAATAGGCACCCGCCGTCGCCAATGCGCCAATGGCGAAATTGGGGAAGCGGAGCACAGCGAAGATCGCGCTGAAGCCTAGCGCCGGGACGGCAAGAAGCGTCCCGGAGATGATGCCGTTGATCAGCGCCTGGAGGACCGCATCCATGGTTACGCGATCTTCAGGAGGACGATCTTGCCGCCCTTGATCTGCTCGTAACGGAACTGGGCATCCTGGATGTCACCGATATCGGTGAAATCGCACGGCCCAGAGGCGCCATCATAGTCGATCTTAGTGCCGGCAGCGACGAGCTTCAGGCCATCGACCGCGTTATCGACCTTCTCGCCGCCGCCTTGCGCGATCTTGCGAACGTTGTCCTTGATGACCGCGCCGGTTGTGCCCTTGCCCGCGGCCATGGCCAGCGAGACAAGATTGACGTGATCATAGATCTGGCAGCTATAGGTGTCCGGCGAATCGATCCCCAGCAACTTGACCACATGCTTGTAGCCATTGGTGCCCTCAGCGGCCGACGGCGACAGGGTGACGATGCCCTCGCTCACATCCGGCGGTAGAGCATCGACCAGCTGCTTGTTCACCGCATAGCCGAACCCAAGCAGCTTGCCCTTGTAGTTCGCTCTGTACAGATCGCGCACCAAGACCGCGGTGTCGGTGGTGTAACCGCCCATCACGATCGCGTCGGGCTTGCCCCGCAGCGCCTGGTCCACTTCGGTGCGCAGTGTTGTCTTCTTGTCGTCGTAGATGAGGATCGACGTCTTGCCACCCGCGGCTTCGACCGCCCTCTTCAGTTCCGCATACTGGGAATCGGTGAAGGGGGTCTGCGGCGACACGAATGCGACGTTCTTCGCACCGAGTTCGAGCGCGAACTCGCCGAACTTGCGACCTTGCAAGGTCGTATTCGGCTGAGTCCGGATGATGAACCCCTGGTGCGGCAGCTTGGTGATGGAGTCGGCGCCCGACGCCGTCGTGAGGAACACGCCGCTCTGCCAGCAGACCGGCGCTACCGCCGTCGTCACCGACGAAGCCCAGGTGCCCATGATCGCCGAGACCTTGTCGACGTCGATGAGCTTGCGCGCAGCGCGCAGCCCGGCTTCCGGATTGGTCTGGTCGTCCTCGGAGATGATGACGAGTTCGCGGCCGAGCACGCCGCCCGCCTTGTTGATCTCGGCCGCGGCCTTCTTCACGGTCTCGGCCATCACCGGCCCATAGGCGCCGCCCGAGCCGGTCAGCGGCGTCAACGTGCCAAGCTTGATCGGGCCCTCCTGCGCACGCAGGATTCCCGGCATCGCCACCGTGCCGGTGGCGAGCATGCTCGTTCCAAGGAAACTACGACGCGTGAAATCAATCTTCATGGTTCACCCTCCACCACAATTACGTCTGCGGATCCGTACCCGCCGGCTTGTCGTTACCGGATTGCGTTCCGTTCGTGCTGCGTCCGCCAAGGAAGAGCCGGCGAATATCTGGATCGTTCGCGACGGCATCCGCCGTGCCTTCCAGATGGTTGCGGCCATCCACGAGCACATAGGCCCGATCGGACACCGACAACGATTCCAGCGCGTTCTGCTCCACCATCAGAATGGCGATGCCCTCGGCCGCGATACGCCTGATATAGTCGAATAGTTCGTGGGCAGCCTTCGGGCTCAGGCCGGCAGTCGGCTCATCGAGCAGCAACCCCCTGGGCTTCGCCATCAGCGCCATGGCCATCGCGAGGATCTGCCGCTGCCCGCCGGACATGCTCTTCGCCGCCGTGCGGCGCTTGTCTGCCAGCATCGGGAAGCGCGCATAGGCCTCGGCCGCCCGTTCCTTGAACGCGCTCCGTTCGAAGCGGCAGCCCATCTCCAAATTCTCGGCAACCGAAAGCGAGCCGAAAATATTGCGCTCCTGGGGCACGAAGCCGAGACCGGCGCGCGCGATCGCCTGCGGAGACTGGCCGGCCACGTCTTGGCCATTGATATAGACATGGCCTTCGGCAGGACGCAGCAGACCCGAGATCAGCTTCAGCGCAGTTGATTTCCCCGCGCCGTTGGGACCGATAATAGTGACGAGCTCGCCCGCATCCGCGCCCATCGCAACGCCCTTGACGATCTGCTCGGCGGACGCGTAGCCGCCAACAAGGCCGGTGACCTCGATCAGCCTCTTGTGGGCGTTCATCGCCGGCCTCCGAGATAGGCGTCCTGCACCTCCGCATTGCTGCGGACGTCCTCGAAACTGCCCTCCGCCAAAGTGCGACCTTGCGCCATGACGATGACGCGGCGACAGATGCGCTCGATCAGGGCCATGTCGTGCTCGATGAGCAGCACGGTCAGGCCCTCTTCAGCCAGCAGCAGAAGCTGGTCGCCGATCTCCTCCGCCAATGTCGGATTGACGCCTGCGGCCGGCTCGTCGAACAGGATCATTCGCGGTTCGGCCATCAGCGCCCGGCCGATTTCAAGCAGCTTTTTCTGCCCGCCCGAGAGATCGGTAACCTTATTGTCGATGACATGGGACAGACGCAGGCGCGCGGCGACCGCAAGCGCTTTTTCGGACAACTCGGCCTCGCGCCGGCGCGCCTCCGCCGAGCCTAACACGGCCGTCAACAGCCGCTCACCGGGCTGGCGGGCCCCATAGACCATGAGATGCTCGAACACCGTGAGCTTCGGAAAGCCGCGCGCGATCTGAAACGTGCGGACAAGGCCAAGGCGGGATATCTGATGCGGGCTCTTAGTCTCGATAGCCTCGCCCATGAACGAGATCGACCCGGCGTCGGCGCGGTAAAGCCCGGATATGACATTGAACATCGTTGTCTTGCCGGCACCGTTGGGCCCGATAAGCCCGGTCACGATGCCCGGGGCGACGTGGAAGGACGCGCCATCCAATGCCTTCAGGCCGGCGAAGGACAACCGGACATTCTCCACGGCAAGTGGATATGCCGGCGTGCACGGCCCGCGTAGCTCCTGTGTTTGCATGGTCCCCCAACGTGTTCTTACCGCGTGCGACACGCGCTATGACTTCGACACTTGTGAAGTGCGCAGCTTGGCTATGCGCGGCTTCTAGTTTCGGGCGGCTCGCCGCATGGCCGGCGACGAGGCCACGACTGCATTGAATTCCCGCCTGACCTGCCCCTTCCAGAATTGAAGCAACTCCTGGAAATAGGCGGGATCATCCTTGACCGTCGTCTGCGAGATCATGCCGCGGAACATGCACATGGTGGCGTTCATCAAGACAAGGACCTGATCAACGCTGACGCCAGCCTGCGCTGCGAGTTCTGCCCAGACAGCGTTGAGCCCCTCGTGGAACTCCTTGACGACCGGGACGATCTTCTCGCGAAATTCCGGGTTGTGCCGCGCCTCGGGAAGATACTCCATCGTAACGTAAAAAAGGCGATCATTCATCATTCGCCAGAGATATTCGACAATTTCATCCGTAGAACTACCAGAAAACCGAATCCCTTCGGCCATTTCATGCAATCCGGCGGTGACCTTTCGAAGCATATAGCCAACAGCTTCGACAATTATCTCCTCTTTTGAACTAAAATGATGCGTCAACGCACCCCGGGATAGACCTGCGATCTCGGCAATTTCAGACGTAGACATGCGATAAAGACCACGATCATGCAATAGATCGATGGTCGCATTCAGCAGCCGCTCCGATGTATCGGCGCTACGCTCCTGCTGGGTCCGACGCTGCCTGCGAACTGCCATTGGTGCTCCCTTTGGCACCATCAGGCATCGCAATTTACAAACAGTCAAGTATGTTTGTACATACACGCCTGTTTATTTTTGCGGCGCTTCCGAGGATTCTGCGCAATTAATATGCAATTTGGACGCTGACCCATAAAATTCGAACCCCCTCTTCTTCTCGCCGGGCGTTGTTGGATGGTGCATTTGCCGGCCCCCGAGCATCGACGGGGTTGAGCAATTTTTAGTTCCAATTTCGCCCGCAAATTTCGTATTTTCTGCTTCGTGAAGGCACTGAAAACAGCATTGATAGCCACGGCCTGCACATCCCTGCGCCAAAGCATTCAGGGTTGCCGCGAGCGCGATCGCAGGGAGAGTGCACCGATCCGCCTTCTTTTAAGGCAGCACGCGCAGCCGATGCTGTTAACAACTTTCGGTTGGCCCCTTTTGAAACGCAAGGAGCCGGCCTCATGGCCGGCTCCCGCTAAAACGTATCACGCAAACCAGTGCAGTTTCCTCAGCCCCTTCATAGGGGCCGTGCACTACCAATCCGCGATCGTGCCATCCGCAAGGACGGCATTCTGCGCGTGGTACACCTCCTTCTTGAAGGGGTACTTCGCCGCCACCGTTTCATTGACTTCCAGGCCCAGCCCAGGTTGCTCGGGGACCATCCAGGCGCTGTCCACACGCTGGATCGGGCTTTCCACGACCTCGCCATACCAAGGCACCGAACCCGTCATTTCCTCCTGGATAACGAAGTTCGGCGTTGCGATATCGAAGTGCAGCGCCGTGACGCCCGCGATTGGGCCAAGCGGATTGTGCGGCGCGATGCCCACACCGGCCGTTTCAGCTGCTGCCGCGATCTTCCGCGCCTCCCACAGCCCACCTGTGTGGGCAATGTCTGGCTGCGCGATATGTAGGGCGCGCATGTGAAACAGCGGCTCGAACTCGGCGCGCCCGATCAGCCGCTCACCGGTTGCAACCGGCACTGTAGACTGCCGTGCAATTTCTCGCATGAGCTGCGGATCAAACGGGGGAACCGGCTCCTCCACGAAAAGTGGACGCCCCGGCGCCAGCACCCTAATATAATCCAATGCCGCCGCGACGCTCGCGGGACGACCGTGGAAATCGATCATGATCTCCACCTCGTCACCGACGGCCTCGCGCAGGCCCATCATCAGCTTCTCAACATGATCCACGTTGCGGATCGTCGTGGTGTAGTGCGTGTAGGGAATAAAGACGACCTTCAGGGCGCGATAGCCTTTCTCCATGACAGCAAGCGCGCTCTCCACGAGGCTCGCCACCTCCATCGTCTCATAGACAGACTTCATGTCCCCGAGGCCGAGATGCGTGTACACCGGCACCTTGTCGCGTGTCTTGCCACCCAATAGGCGCCAGACCGGAACACCAAGATCCTTGCCAAGGATATCCCAGAGGGCGACCTCGATGCCGGAAATGGCCGACGCGCCGATCGACCCCATTTTCCAGAAGCCATGCTTGTGCATGATGCGCACGGCTTGCTCGATGTCGCGCGGATCCTTGCCCACCAAGAGCGGCTCGATATCCTCCACCGCACCGACCACAGCGCGGGTCTTCCATTCGAGCGTCGCCTCGCCCCAACCATAGAGGCCGGGGGTATCCGTCTCGACCTTCACGAAGACCCAGTTGCGCATCTCGGCATTGACGACCGTAGTCTTGATGGCGGTAATCTTCACGTGACTTTCCTCTGCATTGAGGAAATGCCCCGCCGGGCATTTCCCCGTGGCCCCTGGGCCGATTACTTCTTACGGATTTCTGCGACTTGCGCATTCAAGGCATCGATCATGTCCTTGCCGATCGAAGCCGCATATTTCTCATAGAGTGGCGCGAGGCGCTTACGCATATCCTCCAAGGCAGCCGGATCGACATCGTTGATCGCCATGCCGTCCTTCTGCAATTTCGCGTAAGCCTGATCAGCGCGCTTGCCCATTTCCTCGCGCTGTACCGCCTTCGCCTCATTCGCACAGGCCTGGATTATTTTTTGCTCATCCGCCGACAGCTTGTCCCACAGAGACTTGGAATAGATGACCATCAGGGCGCTATAAACATGGTTCGTGCGCGACAGATACTTCTGAACATCGGAGAGCTGCGCATCACTGATCGTGAGCACGGGGTTCTCCTGGCCGTCGATCGCGCCCGTTTCCAGCGCCGGGAAAACCTCACCC
This portion of the Chelatococcus sp. YT9 genome encodes:
- the dgoD gene encoding galactonate dehydratase encodes the protein MKITAIKTTVVNAEMRNWVFVKVETDTPGLYGWGEATLEWKTRAVVGAVEDIEPLLVGKDPRDIEQAVRIMHKHGFWKMGSIGASAISGIEVALWDILGKDLGVPVWRLLGGKTRDKVPVYTHLGLGDMKSVYETMEVASLVESALAVMEKGYRALKVVFIPYTHYTTTIRNVDHVEKLMMGLREAVGDEVEIMIDFHGRPASVAAALDYIRVLAPGRPLFVEEPVPPFDPQLMREIARQSTVPVATGERLIGRAEFEPLFHMRALHIAQPDIAHTGGLWEARKIAAAAETAGVGIAPHNPLGPIAGVTALHFDIATPNFVIQEEMTGSVPWYGEVVESPIQRVDSAWMVPEQPGLGLEVNETVAAKYPFKKEVYHAQNAVLADGTIADW
- a CDS encoding ABC transporter ATP-binding protein, with amino-acid sequence MQTQELRGPCTPAYPLAVENVRLSFAGLKALDGASFHVAPGIVTGLIGPNGAGKTTMFNVISGLYRADAGSISFMGEAIETKSPHQISRLGLVRTFQIARGFPKLTVFEHLMVYGARQPGERLLTAVLGSAEARRREAELSEKALAVAARLRLSHVIDNKVTDLSGGQKKLLEIGRALMAEPRMILFDEPAAGVNPTLAEEIGDQLLLLAEEGLTVLLIEHDMALIERICRRVIVMAQGRTLAEGSFEDVRSNAEVQDAYLGGRR
- a CDS encoding ABC transporter substrate-binding protein, whose protein sequence is MKIDFTRRSFLGTSMLATGTVAMPGILRAQEGPIKLGTLTPLTGSGGAYGPVMAETVKKAAAEINKAGGVLGRELVIISEDDQTNPEAGLRAARKLIDVDKVSAIMGTWASSVTTAVAPVCWQSGVFLTTASGADSITKLPHQGFIIRTQPNTTLQGRKFGEFALELGAKNVAFVSPQTPFTDSQYAELKRAVEAAGGKTSILIYDDKKTTLRTEVDQALRGKPDAIVMGGYTTDTAVLVRDLYRANYKGKLLGFGYAVNKQLVDALPPDVSEGIVTLSPSAAEGTNGYKHVVKLLGIDSPDTYSCQIYDHVNLVSLAMAAGKGTTGAVIKDNVRKIAQGGGEKVDNAVDGLKLVAAGTKIDYDGASGPCDFTDIGDIQDAQFRYEQIKGGKIVLLKIA
- a CDS encoding TetR/AcrR family transcriptional regulator, yielding MVPKGAPMAVRRQRRTQQERSADTSERLLNATIDLLHDRGLYRMSTSEIAEIAGLSRGALTHHFSSKEEIIVEAVGYMLRKVTAGLHEMAEGIRFSGSSTDEIVEYLWRMMNDRLFYVTMEYLPEARHNPEFREKIVPVVKEFHEGLNAVWAELAAQAGVSVDQVLVLMNATMCMFRGMISQTTVKDDPAYFQELLQFWKGQVRREFNAVVASSPAMRRAARN
- a CDS encoding branched-chain amino acid ABC transporter permease, whose translation is MDAVLQALINGIISGTLLAVPALGFSAIFAVLRFPNFAIGALATAGAYCAWVVNVSLGLPIPVAIFAAFVGAGLAGALLEYGALERLGRGGALMKAIGSLAMGMVIENIVRFIFGNDLQAFDLPLARDIVFGPIRVGPQQLNNLVLALVIMAAVWAFLSLTSLGRSMRAVADNPDLARLKGVNPRFIALVTVAIGSGLCGIGGTLIGLDTAIDPLVGGRVLLSVFAAAVLGGLGSIPGAVAGAFLIGIVEEFTVLALSPAYRLAVGFIVILVVLTVRPSGLLGSKAN
- a CDS encoding ABC transporter ATP-binding protein, coding for MNAHKRLIEVTGLVGGYASAEQIVKGVAMGADAGELVTIIGPNGAGKSTALKLISGLLRPAEGHVYINGQDVAGQSPQAIARAGLGFVPQERNIFGSLSVAENLEMGCRFERSAFKERAAEAYARFPMLADKRRTAAKSMSGGQRQILAMAMALMAKPRGLLLDEPTAGLSPKAAHELFDYIRRIAAEGIAILMVEQNALESLSVSDRAYVLVDGRNHLEGTADAVANDPDIRRLFLGGRSTNGTQSGNDKPAGTDPQT